A single region of the Anaerohalosphaeraceae bacterium genome encodes:
- a CDS encoding glycoside hydrolase family 127 protein, translating into MKRLCLNRSVFAAFVFLFVFVLSNPLLWAGADYPYQPVPFTQVRFTDRFWQPRIETNRTVTIPFAFEMCEKTHRIDNFKIAGKLMEGRWEGEFGFNDTDPYKIIEGASYGLMVKPDPKMEAYLDQLIGYIAAAQEPDGYLYTAYTANAREGGKRQITCCYDKERWDNLPASHELYNAGHMYEAAVAHYMATGKRTFLDIAVKNADLICETFGPGRHEGVPGHQEIEIGLVKLYRVTGEEKYLRQARWFLNQRGRTGHKDAYMQSHIPVVEQTEAVGHAVRAGYMYSGMADVAALTGDADFIRAIHALWDNVANRKLYVTGGIGARHQGEAFGNDYELPNASAYCETCANIANVYWNHRMFLLDGESKYIDVMERALYNSVISGVSLDGKRFFYPNPLESAGNYERSEWFGCACCPGNITRFLASVSGYAYAVRGKAVYVNLFGQSEARLKPDGGTVRILQETDFPWDGRVLLQILPESDNLPMVLKIRIPDWATDAFSSSALYTFTKPLERPAAIAVNGQPIEPETEKGYAVIDRVWKAGDTVMLDLPMPIRRIVCDERVKDNIGKTAFQRGPLVYCLEWPDVEGGQVLNVMIEKDAPLEAVYRANLLGGLVVLRGTAAEVSRTEDGQIRRTPRKFEAIPYYAWAHRGKGPMAVWIPYTETAVGKK; encoded by the coding sequence ATGAAACGCCTGTGTCTGAATCGTTCCGTCTTTGCCGCCTTTGTCTTTTTGTTTGTGTTCGTCCTGTCAAATCCGCTGCTTTGGGCCGGAGCGGATTATCCCTATCAGCCGGTGCCGTTTACGCAGGTGCGGTTTACGGATCGATTCTGGCAGCCGCGGATCGAAACCAATCGGACGGTGACGATTCCGTTTGCCTTCGAGATGTGCGAAAAGACGCACCGCATCGACAATTTCAAGATTGCCGGCAAACTGATGGAAGGCCGCTGGGAGGGAGAGTTCGGGTTTAACGACACCGACCCTTACAAAATCATTGAGGGGGCCTCGTACGGGCTGATGGTCAAGCCGGACCCGAAAATGGAGGCGTATTTGGACCAGCTGATTGGGTATATCGCCGCCGCTCAGGAACCGGACGGCTATCTGTACACGGCCTATACGGCCAATGCCCGCGAAGGCGGCAAACGCCAAATCACCTGCTGCTATGATAAGGAGCGATGGGACAATCTGCCCGCCAGCCACGAGCTGTACAATGCCGGGCATATGTACGAGGCGGCCGTGGCTCATTACATGGCCACCGGCAAGCGGACCTTTCTGGATATCGCCGTCAAAAACGCCGACCTGATTTGCGAGACGTTCGGGCCGGGCAGGCACGAAGGCGTCCCCGGTCATCAGGAGATTGAAATCGGACTGGTGAAACTGTATCGGGTCACCGGCGAGGAAAAATACCTCCGCCAGGCCCGGTGGTTTCTCAATCAGCGGGGACGCACCGGACACAAAGATGCCTATATGCAGTCGCACATCCCGGTAGTGGAACAGACGGAGGCGGTCGGACATGCCGTGCGGGCCGGGTATATGTACAGCGGGATGGCGGACGTGGCGGCCCTGACCGGCGATGCAGACTTTATCCGCGCGATTCATGCCCTCTGGGACAACGTGGCCAACCGAAAACTGTATGTGACCGGCGGCATCGGGGCCCGCCATCAGGGGGAGGCCTTCGGAAACGATTACGAACTGCCCAACGCCAGCGCCTACTGCGAGACCTGCGCGAATATCGCCAATGTCTATTGGAACCACCGGATGTTTCTGCTGGACGGCGAATCCAAATATATCGATGTGATGGAGCGGGCCCTGTACAACAGCGTCATTTCGGGCGTATCGCTGGACGGCAAACGGTTCTTTTACCCCAATCCGCTCGAGTCGGCGGGCAACTACGAGCGAAGCGAATGGTTCGGCTGTGCCTGCTGTCCGGGCAATATCACGCGGTTTCTGGCGTCTGTATCGGGCTATGCGTATGCCGTGCGAGGCAAAGCAGTATATGTGAATCTGTTCGGCCAGTCGGAAGCCCGGCTCAAGCCCGACGGCGGGACCGTGCGAATCCTGCAGGAAACGGATTTTCCGTGGGACGGCCGGGTGCTCCTGCAGATTCTGCCGGAGTCGGATAATCTGCCGATGGTGCTGAAGATTCGGATTCCGGACTGGGCGACGGATGCCTTCTCCTCTTCGGCTTTGTACACGTTTACAAAACCGCTGGAGCGGCCCGCGGCGATTGCGGTCAACGGCCAGCCGATAGAGCCGGAAACGGAGAAGGGCTATGCCGTCATCGACCGGGTCTGGAAGGCGGGCGATACGGTGATGCTGGATTTGCCGATGCCGATACGGCGGATTGTCTGCGATGAACGGGTTAAAGACAACATCGGCAAGACGGCCTTTCAGCGCGGGCCGCTGGTGTACTGTCTGGAGTGGCCGGATGTCGAAGGCGGACAGGTGCTGAACGTGATGATTGAAAAGGATGCGCCGCTGGAGGCGGTGTATCGGGCGAACCTGCTGGGCGGGCTGGTGGTGCTGCGGGGCACGGCGGCGGAAGTCAGCCGAACCGAAGACGGGCAAATCCGCCGCACACCGCGAAAGTTCGAGGCGATTCCGTACTATGCCTGGGCGCACCGCGGCAAAGGGCCGATGGCGGTGTGGATTCCTTATACGGAAACCGCTGTGGGGAAGAAATAA
- a CDS encoding peptidyl-prolyl cis-trans isomerase → MEQTARIGMRLTGLWTAGLLLLVLGCGPKVPQGKFTQEQMLNIPLANRYNLPAPTGGMTIRVGSNTLTSEEILSVPQLQEALAPLAKRGNLAAYEAQAMPLLRSVIRSKVADLLLYEEARKNAPENIDEQLEAAVKKEIERFIADYDNNVALAEQELKRMGMDWRSFQEYNKKLIMTHSFISATVMEEKKFTRRELLDYYEQVKNEQFSRPGRLQFQLIELVPSKLTSEQIQEGETPEQAARRIAQEILEKLQQGGDFGELAKQFSHDPLASAGGLWAPVTMGTDSLARPYDKIEKIAETMSVGEVRGPLEEQGRLFLVKLVALTPPVSKSFDEVQHILESQLQFQHKNRKYNELVEKVIKRADFVELERFAEFCANEAYRRWSQ, encoded by the coding sequence ATGGAGCAAACCGCTCGAATCGGTATGCGGCTGACAGGATTGTGGACGGCCGGGCTGCTTTTGCTGGTCCTCGGCTGCGGCCCCAAAGTCCCGCAGGGAAAGTTCACCCAGGAGCAAATGCTCAATATCCCGCTGGCCAACCGCTACAACCTGCCTGCTCCGACCGGCGGAATGACCATCCGGGTCGGCTCCAATACGCTCACATCGGAAGAGATTCTTTCCGTGCCTCAGCTTCAGGAAGCCCTCGCTCCCTTGGCCAAACGGGGCAATCTGGCCGCCTATGAAGCCCAGGCCATGCCGCTGCTGCGAAGCGTTATCCGTTCCAAAGTCGCCGACCTGCTCCTATATGAAGAGGCCCGCAAGAACGCTCCCGAAAACATTGATGAGCAGCTGGAGGCCGCCGTCAAAAAGGAAATCGAGCGATTCATCGCCGATTACGACAACAATGTCGCGCTGGCAGAGCAGGAACTCAAACGGATGGGAATGGACTGGCGTTCCTTTCAGGAGTACAACAAGAAACTTATCATGACCCATTCGTTTATCTCCGCCACGGTGATGGAGGAAAAGAAATTCACCCGCCGCGAACTGCTGGACTATTATGAACAGGTCAAAAACGAGCAGTTTTCCCGTCCCGGGCGGCTCCAGTTTCAGCTCATTGAACTGGTGCCTTCGAAGCTGACTTCCGAACAGATTCAGGAAGGAGAAACCCCCGAACAGGCCGCCCGCCGCATCGCACAGGAGATTCTCGAAAAACTTCAGCAGGGCGGCGATTTCGGGGAGCTGGCCAAACAGTTTTCCCACGACCCCCTGGCCTCCGCAGGCGGACTGTGGGCGCCCGTGACGATGGGAACGGACTCTCTGGCCCGCCCGTATGATAAAATAGAGAAGATTGCAGAGACGATGTCGGTAGGAGAGGTCAGAGGCCCCCTCGAAGAACAGGGCAGGCTTTTCCTTGTCAAGCTGGTTGCCTTAACACCCCCCGTCTCCAAATCCTTCGACGAGGTCCAGCATATTCTTGAATCTCAGCTTCAGTTTCAGCATAAGAATCGAAAATACAACGAGTTAGTTGAGAAGGTGATTAAAAGGGCCGATTTTGTCGAGTTAGAGCGATTCGCTGAATTTTGCGCTAATGAGGCCTACCGGCGGTGGAGCCAATAA